The Impatiens glandulifera unplaced genomic scaffold, dImpGla2.1, whole genome shotgun sequence genome contains the following window.
TTAAAAACGATTCTGTAGACTTCCAGCCAGCACAAAATAACCGCACGagaactcttcatcgactgtaAGTATATAcgtttaactttgatttttagaagttcaattattgtttgattatgcCCAGGAATAAAAGGAATTGCTCTAACAACTTATATGAGGGATGGAACCTAGAGATGAGTATATTCAACGACTAACATCACTGATAGAGATTCAATCTCAATTATTGACGGAATTTATAAATAGAGGAGGAAACGGAAGTGGAAACGGACAAGGGAATGCTCCACCTGATTCATGTGGGGAAAGGTTCAGGCGATTAAGGCCTCCTGCTTTTGATGGACAGTCTTCGGATCCTACTCATGCTAAGGAGTGGATCCGAAAGATTGAGAATATGTTTGACTATGCTCAAATGGAGGAGGCTCAGAAGGTTCCTTGTGCAGTATTTCACCTAGAGAAAGACGCCAGTTTCTGGTGGGAATCAGTTAAGCTCACAGCTAATACAGGGGGAATGACGTGGGGGCAATTCAAGACAGccttttatgataaatattttagcCGAACCGTCAAGATTAACAAGATGTCAGAATTTACCCAACTGCGCCAAACTGAATCAGTGGCAGACTATATTCGACAATTTGAGTCATTATCTCGGTTTGCAAGTCACTTAGTTGATAAAGAGGAAAACAAAGTGTATCAATTTGTCCAAGGACTAAAGTTAGAAATCTATAAAGGGGTGAGGACTGCTGGAATTGATGATATGCCTTAGTCTCTAGGTTTCCCATTGTTGTATTCTTAGGGCTATAAATATGTCATGAGCTGCACAAGACGTTTTGTTGGGATCCGGCTAGGGTTTTGTTGGATTTTTGGATAGAAAAATATCCCCACAAGTGAGTGTCATTTTGTGTGCAGCCTTGATAATTTATAGCCTCTTTGTAACCGATATTTGTGAGTGAATATATTACAGAGTTGGGCGTTTGCCCGTAATTGTTGTGTGTGTTTATCTTTGCtgaatatttgatttatcaTTGTGGGTCTGGGCAGAATTGTTGAGtgatttgtttatttctttgtgAGAAGTGAACCTCGGAGTTGGCTGACTGTTTTGGTGCGCAAAACAGGCCGCACAAGGGCGAAAAACTTAGTAAAAATTCCGCTGCATAATTGCCTTTGTGACAGGTGGTATCAGAGCCCAAGTTGCTGGATATTTTTCAACAGATGGCCGAAAATAAACCAACCAGAAGTCGTGTTCTAGAGAGAGAACCAAGGGTGCGACACCTTGAAGACTTGGCTGGTGCCCCAACCCCCGGTGGAGAAGATTCTTTATCTATTTTCAGAACAGATTGCCCTAATTCAGATTGGTTGTCCAGGCGGGATACTAATGCTGAAGGTTTGGATTCTGTTGGAAGGAAGGCATTTCTATGCGATGAAGGCCTTGAATCTAAGCGGGATAAACTTGATAGTGAGATCAGGTTTTGGAAGAAAGTTGCTGCTTCAAGATGGGAAACAGTAGCCTGTTCTTCAACATGGTTCAAGGGACGTGAACCAACATTCTTTGGCGGTGTGAAGAGCtgcaaagaaagagaaaagttTCTATGGGATCCTGGAGCAGATTGCACAGCAACGAATGTCCTTATGGAGGAGCGGGGATTTAGAATCAACATGTGTCTTATGGGGGATGCAGACCTCTATTGGAGGGCTTGGTTGTTCAAAGATCCTTGTTCAGATCATAAGAAGATGGGCTTGCGGGAAGTCCTCTTAGGGGTTCTAAAGCGGGGATATGTTTGGTCCCAATATAAAGGCCGAGAGAAGGCCTTGAATTTCAAAGCAGCGCCGAGTAAAGGCGAGCAGATTGCTGATTTCCATGCGGGATATTGGATGGGGCAGATCAGGTGTGTTTCTGTCCTCCTAGATGTTGGTGATATCATTCTAGGAAATATGTTTCTGGTCCAAGCAAAGGTGGAAGTGCAGACTTATGTTGAAGTGCTGCCAAGTGGAGAGTCGAATTCTCCCTCCTTTATGGCAGAAACTTGCGATGCTCCAAGGAGAAAGAAGTCGAGAATCGTCGCAAGCTGGGAAGAAATCCAGATCTTCTAAGAGGACTGCAGAGTCCTCCGCTCTAACCAAGGGAAATGTATCAAAGAAGgctaaaaagaagaagaggcaGGTGCAGGAGCAGGAGTCCGCTGATGAGAATGTTGATCATGCTGCGATCTTGGAAGAGAAGACCGTGGAATTGATGAGAGGTACCAAAAAAGTAGAGTTAGACAATGCTTTCAGGCAGGTACAAGTGAAGGAGGTAGAACATTACTTGCAATGCCTGGAAtatatgattgagatgacagTTCCGGTGCTGAAATCTTTGAGATCCAACACGAACTGAGTAAGTAATAGTTAAACACGTTGAAGACTTTATGATAATGGTTTCTTTTTGGCTATGAAtatctatattattttgtaGTAACTAAGTATTTTTCAGGCATGTTTCAGCCAGAATTGAATTCGTAGGTTGTTTTtggaacttttatttttattatctcaaGAATTGGTATGTTATCTTGAAGGGATTAAGTTTAGGTTGTTTTTAGAACTCTTATCATTCTTATGTTTAAGTTTATTATCTCTCAGAATtggaatgtttttttatatcaaacaagTTAGAAGTATAGAACTAGTTGATCATTTTTATAGCCATTGAAAAATGgatgtttcattttgttttgttgatgacatgttgtgTTAGGTTAGATTTAGTTACAATGTGTTAGATTAGACTGAATTGGGTtgacttaaatttaattatgtgagttCGGCTGAGTTTTATCGGAGAATTTGCAATATTAATTGGTCTATAAACTTTTTGTGTTAAGCTTAAATGAATAATAAGGACACAACTATGGAGGATGAAATTGGAACTGATGATATGGATAACAAAATGTGATGGTTTTGATGCGATAATATGTCCAAATGAGTGAGTCCCTTTGCATTTGTAGCATTTAGAttgattttcatgttttggtcAATAATGCATCTGATGATCTTCAAGCACCATAACACATTGATAGAAATGATTGTTATTtgtatattcatgaatgaaataaacattttatagAAATGTAATCATATCATATATTTCTATACCCATTCAAATTATagaaatgttgattttttactttttttttaaaaaaaaatgattagttACCAGGATAGGTCATACAACTAAGGAGGaactcttaatttattttattgacaaattatgaaaataggacattaatgttaatataCTAGAAAG
Protein-coding sequences here:
- the LOC124917170 gene encoding uncharacterized protein LOC124917170, with amino-acid sequence MEPRDEYIQRLTSLIEIQSQLLTEFINRGGNGSGNGQGNAPPDSCGERFRRLRPPAFDGQSSDPTHAKEWIRKIENMFDYAQMEEAQKVPCAVFHLEKDASFWWESVKLTANTGGMTWGQFKTAFYDKYFSRTVKINKMSEFTQLRQTESVADYIRQFESLSRFASHLVDKEENKVYQFVQGLKLEIYKGVRTAGIDDMP